One genomic segment of Corynebacterium durum includes these proteins:
- the argJ gene encoding bifunctional glutamate N-acetyltransferase/amino-acid acetyltransferase ArgJ: MSITTPAGFSAAATTAGIKASGKKDMALVVNNGPDYTAAGVFTRNRVVAAPVKLTRRAVADGQLRAVVYNSGNANACNGAQGDADAYHTAEQLAALLDVPVSEVAVCSTGLIGEPLPMPILLEGLAPLVDGLGSQPTDGTAAAEAIMTTDMVVKETVVHGEGWTIGGMGKGAGMMAPSLATMLVCLTTDASITPDMADAALRAATSVTFDTLDIDGSTSTNDTVVLLASGASGVTPSQEEFAQAVRAACDDLASQMQADAEGVTKRVSITVVGTSTDEQALAAARTVGRDNLFKCAMFGSDPNWGRVLAAVGMADADMDPEHISVYFNDQAVCLDSCGAPGARDVDLSGADIEVRIDLGTGGPGRATVKTTDLSHAYVEINSEYST; the protein is encoded by the coding sequence ATGAGCATCACCACCCCCGCCGGGTTTAGCGCCGCTGCCACAACGGCAGGGATCAAAGCATCCGGGAAGAAAGACATGGCGCTTGTTGTCAATAACGGCCCGGATTACACAGCTGCGGGCGTATTTACCCGTAACCGCGTGGTTGCCGCTCCGGTGAAGCTTACCCGCCGCGCTGTTGCTGATGGCCAGCTCAGGGCCGTGGTGTACAACTCCGGTAACGCCAATGCCTGCAACGGTGCACAAGGTGATGCTGATGCTTACCACACTGCAGAACAGCTTGCGGCGCTTCTCGACGTCCCGGTGTCCGAGGTTGCAGTCTGCTCCACAGGCTTGATCGGCGAACCGTTGCCCATGCCCATTCTTCTCGAGGGACTGGCACCGCTGGTTGATGGGCTTGGATCTCAGCCCACTGATGGCACTGCTGCGGCCGAAGCCATCATGACCACAGATATGGTGGTTAAAGAAACCGTTGTCCATGGTGAGGGCTGGACTATCGGCGGCATGGGGAAAGGCGCTGGCATGATGGCGCCCTCGTTGGCCACCATGTTGGTATGCCTGACCACCGATGCTTCCATCACGCCAGACATGGCAGATGCCGCGCTTCGCGCCGCCACATCCGTGACCTTTGACACGCTCGATATTGACGGCTCCACCTCGACCAACGACACCGTAGTGCTCCTCGCATCTGGCGCATCGGGGGTAACGCCCAGCCAGGAAGAATTCGCCCAGGCTGTTCGTGCCGCATGCGATGACCTCGCATCACAGATGCAGGCAGATGCGGAAGGTGTGACAAAGCGGGTGAGCATCACGGTCGTCGGCACTAGCACCGATGAGCAAGCTCTCGCAGCAGCCCGAACCGTGGGGCGCGACAACCTGTTCAAATGCGCCATGTTCGGATCCGACCCCAACTGGGGGCGCGTGCTTGCGGCCGTCGGAATGGCCGACGCCGACATGGACCCAGAACACATTTCCGTCTATTTCAACGATCAAGCCGTATGCCTTGATTCCTGCGGTGCTCCCGGCGCGCGTGATGTCGATCTATCCGGCGCGGATATTGAGGTTCGCATTGACCTTGGCACTGGGGGCCCCGGACGCGCTACCGTAAAAACCACTGACCTCAGCCATGCCTATGTAGAAATCAACTCCGAATACTCAACCTAG
- the argB gene encoding acetylglutamate kinase — MTNPQQKQLMAALTPEIRANVLVEALPWLQHFRDKIVVVKYGGNAMVDDDLKAAFAADMIFLRTVGAKPVVVHGGGPQISSMLARVGLEGEFLGGFRVTTPEVMEIVRMVLFGKVGRELVGLINSYGPYAVGTSGEDAGLFTATKRLIDVDGELTDIGLVGDIVHVDATPLVDLIEAGRIPVVSTIAPGEDGEVYNINADTAAASLAVALGAERLLILTNVEGLYADWPDKSSLVSTIRTKDLEALFPKLDTGMIPKMEACLHAVEHGVKAAHVIDGRVAHSVLLELLTSGGIGTMVLPNNYEDDDYPEGPAQGTVFWGGEQ; from the coding sequence ATGACCAACCCCCAACAAAAACAACTCATGGCGGCGCTCACCCCAGAAATCCGGGCAAACGTGCTTGTTGAGGCATTGCCATGGCTGCAGCATTTTCGCGACAAAATCGTCGTGGTCAAATACGGTGGAAACGCCATGGTCGATGATGACCTCAAAGCTGCCTTCGCGGCGGACATGATCTTCCTCCGAACAGTCGGCGCTAAACCTGTGGTGGTGCATGGTGGTGGCCCTCAAATCTCGTCCATGCTCGCGCGCGTCGGCTTGGAGGGCGAATTCCTCGGCGGCTTCCGCGTCACTACACCGGAAGTCATGGAAATTGTTCGTATGGTGCTGTTTGGAAAAGTCGGCCGTGAACTCGTTGGGCTGATTAATTCTTACGGCCCCTACGCCGTGGGCACCTCCGGCGAAGACGCAGGTCTGTTCACGGCCACCAAACGCCTTATTGATGTTGATGGCGAACTCACCGATATTGGGCTGGTCGGCGACATTGTGCACGTTGATGCCACCCCGTTGGTTGACCTTATTGAGGCCGGGCGTATCCCGGTGGTGTCTACTATCGCGCCGGGTGAGGATGGCGAGGTATACAACATCAACGCTGATACCGCTGCGGCGTCGTTAGCAGTGGCTCTGGGGGCGGAGCGCCTGCTGATTCTCACCAACGTGGAAGGGTTGTATGCGGACTGGCCGGATAAATCCTCGCTGGTGTCAACAATCAGGACGAAGGATTTGGAAGCACTGTTTCCGAAGCTGGACACGGGGATGATTCCGAAGATGGAGGCGTGCCTTCATGCGGTGGAGCATGGTGTGAAGGCGGCGCACGTGATTGACGGTAGGGTTGCGCATTCGGTGCTGTTGGAGCTGTTGACCTCTGGTGGCATCGGCACGATGGTGCTTCCCAATAATTATGAGGACGATGATTATCCAGAAGGCCCTGCACAAGGCACTGTCTTTTGGGGAGGAGAACAATAG
- a CDS encoding acetylornithine transaminase, with amino-acid sequence MSGSLSALEQWPHVMMNTYGIPQVELVSGSGAQVTDSSGRTYIDMLAGIAVNSLGHAHPAIVSAVSSQVTRLGHVSNLFASEPVVHVGEELIRRFARNDGDLAASTRVFFCNSGAEANETAFKIARLTGRTRILAAVNGFHGRTMGALALTGQPDKQGPFEPMTPGVSYYPFGDIDYLTTLVEMNPQQTAAIFLEPIQGETGVIPAPEGFLRAVRDLCDKHGILMMVDEVQTGIGRTGDFFAFQHEGVVPDVVTMAKGLGGGLPIGACLAHGHAAELMQPGKHGTTFGGNPVSCAAAGAVLHVIDDDFCRGVATRGQRLAELITERVPGVVEVRGRGLMVGVVLEQPIAQEVVKEALNHGLILNAPSPSVLRLTPPLVVTDEDCETAVSRLAATITHVRALVDAAQESDG; translated from the coding sequence ATGAGTGGTTCTTTGTCGGCACTTGAGCAGTGGCCGCACGTGATGATGAATACCTACGGCATACCCCAGGTGGAGCTGGTATCTGGCAGTGGTGCGCAGGTCACGGATTCCAGCGGCCGTACGTATATTGACATGCTCGCGGGCATTGCCGTGAATTCGTTGGGGCACGCGCACCCGGCGATTGTCTCTGCAGTGTCGTCGCAGGTTACGCGGCTGGGGCATGTGTCTAATTTGTTTGCCTCGGAACCTGTTGTGCACGTTGGGGAGGAGCTGATTCGCCGTTTCGCCCGCAACGATGGGGATCTTGCGGCCAGCACCAGAGTGTTTTTCTGCAACTCGGGTGCCGAGGCAAATGAGACCGCTTTTAAGATTGCACGCTTGACCGGGCGTACAAGGATTCTTGCCGCCGTCAATGGTTTTCACGGGCGCACTATGGGGGCGTTGGCGCTGACTGGCCAACCCGACAAGCAAGGGCCTTTTGAGCCGATGACACCAGGGGTGTCGTATTACCCATTCGGCGACATTGACTACCTCACCACGCTTGTGGAGATGAATCCGCAACAAACAGCGGCAATTTTCCTAGAACCGATTCAAGGCGAAACAGGTGTTATTCCCGCGCCGGAGGGTTTTCTGCGTGCAGTGCGTGACCTGTGCGATAAGCACGGAATCCTGATGATGGTCGATGAAGTCCAAACGGGTATCGGCCGTACCGGTGACTTCTTCGCTTTCCAACACGAGGGCGTCGTGCCGGATGTGGTCACGATGGCGAAGGGGCTTGGCGGCGGCCTACCCATCGGTGCCTGTCTGGCGCACGGGCATGCCGCTGAGCTGATGCAACCTGGCAAACACGGCACCACGTTTGGTGGTAACCCTGTTTCCTGTGCTGCGGCAGGTGCGGTGTTGCACGTTATCGACGACGATTTCTGCCGCGGCGTCGCCACCCGAGGTCAGCGTCTTGCAGAACTGATCACTGAACGCGTACCGGGTGTCGTTGAGGTGCGCGGTCGGGGTCTCATGGTGGGTGTGGTGCTGGAGCAACCGATTGCACAGGAGGTTGTCAAGGAAGCCCTGAATCATGGGCTGATCCTCAACGCTCCCAGCCCGAGCGTCCTACGGCTCACCCCACCGCTTGTTGTGACAGACGAGGACTGCGAGACCGCTGTGTCCCGCCTTGCAGCGACCATCACCCATGTGCGTGCCCTTGTCGACGCCGCGCAAGAATCAGACGGATAG
- the argF gene encoding ornithine carbamoyltransferase → MSSLTHIPVRHFLADDDLSPSEQADVLNLAAELKKQPFLMRPLQGPLSVAVLFDKTSTRTRFSFDAGISQLGGNPIVVSAGDSQLGKGETIQDTGAVLSRFVSMIVWRTFAQKNLTDMAETATVPIINALSDAFHPCQLLADLQTCVEHLCPEQGPAGLKGKKAVYLGDGSNNMTNSYMIGFATSGMDVSIITPKEFQPRQDYVERARRRAAETGATVTVTDSLDEVAGADVVITDTWVSMGMEHDGKDRRTPFLPYQVNDDLMAKAKDTAIFLHCLPAYRGQEVTASVIDGPQSVVFDEAENRLHAQKALMAWLLEQNRHYTRQGSDHAG, encoded by the coding sequence ATGTCTTCACTCACCCATATACCAGTCCGGCATTTCCTCGCCGACGACGACCTTTCGCCCAGCGAGCAGGCCGACGTGCTCAACCTCGCCGCTGAGCTGAAAAAACAACCGTTCCTCATGCGGCCCCTGCAAGGACCGCTGAGCGTTGCGGTGCTGTTTGATAAAACATCCACGCGCACGCGATTCTCCTTTGATGCTGGCATTTCCCAGTTGGGCGGCAACCCTATTGTCGTGTCGGCGGGTGACAGCCAGCTAGGAAAAGGCGAAACCATTCAAGACACCGGTGCGGTGCTGTCACGCTTTGTCAGCATGATTGTGTGGCGTACCTTCGCGCAAAAAAATCTCACCGACATGGCGGAAACGGCCACCGTGCCCATCATCAACGCTTTGTCTGATGCATTCCACCCCTGCCAACTCCTCGCCGACCTGCAAACCTGCGTGGAACACCTTTGCCCAGAACAAGGGCCTGCGGGCCTGAAAGGCAAAAAAGCGGTGTACTTGGGGGACGGCAGTAACAACATGACGAACTCCTACATGATTGGTTTCGCCACCTCCGGGATGGACGTTTCCATCATCACCCCCAAGGAATTCCAGCCGCGTCAGGACTACGTCGAGCGTGCCCGCCGCCGCGCCGCAGAGACAGGCGCTACCGTCACCGTCACTGACAGCCTCGACGAGGTGGCTGGCGCCGACGTGGTGATCACCGACACGTGGGTATCCATGGGCATGGAACACGACGGCAAGGATCGCCGCACGCCCTTCCTGCCGTACCAGGTCAACGACGACCTCATGGCGAAAGCCAAAGACACCGCCATCTTTCTGCACTGCCTGCCTGCCTACCGGGGACAGGAGGTGACCGCGAGCGTCATTGACGGGCCCCAATCAGTCGTATTCGATGAGGCTGAAAACCGGTTACATGCCCAGAAGGCGCTCATGGCCTGGCTGTTGGAACAGAACAGGCATTACACACGACAGGGGAGCGACCATGCCGGGTAA
- a CDS encoding arginine repressor yields the protein MPGNTTTGPHPVSRATRQAKILDLLDQYRISSQVQLSELLLDENIDVTQATLSRDLDELGAKKIRVGVGRSFYTVSPVESTAFEALSGPHDKLRRVLGDLLVSADHSANMTVLRTPPGAAQYLASFIDRVSMPEVVGTIAGDDTVFVLAREPMTGQELGELFSKLASER from the coding sequence ATGCCGGGTAACACAACAACCGGCCCACACCCCGTGAGCCGAGCAACCCGTCAAGCCAAGATCCTTGATTTGCTGGATCAATATCGAATATCCAGCCAAGTGCAACTCTCCGAGCTGCTTCTCGATGAAAATATCGACGTCACCCAAGCAACCCTGTCCCGTGACCTCGACGAACTTGGCGCAAAGAAAATTCGAGTGGGCGTCGGACGAAGTTTCTACACCGTCAGCCCTGTGGAATCCACCGCGTTTGAAGCCCTGTCCGGCCCGCATGACAAATTGCGTCGAGTGCTCGGTGACCTTCTCGTCTCCGCCGATCACTCGGCAAACATGACGGTACTGCGCACACCCCCAGGTGCTGCCCAATATCTCGCCAGCTTCATTGATCGCGTGTCTATGCCAGAGGTAGTGGGTACCATCGCCGGTGACGACACCGTTTTTGTCCTTGCCCGCGAACCCATGACGGGCCAAGAGCTGGGGGAGCTGTTCAGCAAACTGGCATCAGAACGCTAA
- a CDS encoding argininosuccinate synthase, which yields MTDRVVLAYSGGLDTSVAIPYLAKMTGGEVVAVSLDLGQGGEDMESVRQRALDCGAVESIVVDAKDEFAEEYCLPTIKANGMYMKQYPLVSAISRPLIVKHLVEAAREHGGTHVAHGCTGKGNDQVRFEVGFANTHPDLKIIAPARDYAWTRDKAIAFAEEIDLPIEQSKKSPFSIDQNVWGRAVETGFLEDLWNPPTKDLYAYTEDPALGNAPDEVIISFKGGAPVAIDGRPVTVLEAIEELNRRGGAQGVGRLDMVEDRLVGIKSREVYEAPGAMVLITAHQALEDVTMERELARYKRLIDARWSEEVYDGLWFAPLKRSLDAFINSTQDNVTGDIRLVLHAGRITVNGRRSDASLYDFNLATYDTGDTFDQTLAKGFVELHGLSSKIACRRDREAQ from the coding sequence ATGACTGATCGCGTTGTACTCGCTTATTCCGGTGGTCTGGACACCTCCGTGGCTATCCCTTACCTGGCCAAAATGACCGGTGGGGAGGTTGTTGCCGTCTCCCTTGACCTAGGACAAGGTGGCGAAGACATGGAGTCCGTCCGGCAGCGCGCACTGGATTGCGGTGCGGTGGAATCCATCGTCGTGGACGCCAAGGATGAGTTCGCGGAAGAATATTGCCTACCCACCATCAAAGCCAACGGCATGTACATGAAGCAGTACCCGCTGGTATCCGCTATTTCCCGCCCCCTGATTGTCAAGCACCTTGTGGAGGCGGCGCGTGAACACGGCGGAACACATGTGGCACATGGCTGCACAGGTAAAGGCAATGACCAGGTGCGCTTCGAGGTAGGCTTTGCCAACACGCACCCAGACCTGAAAATTATCGCCCCCGCGCGCGATTACGCGTGGACCCGCGACAAGGCCATCGCCTTTGCGGAGGAAATTGACCTTCCCATTGAACAGTCGAAAAAATCACCGTTTTCCATCGACCAGAACGTGTGGGGACGCGCCGTCGAAACAGGTTTCCTTGAAGACCTGTGGAACCCGCCAACAAAAGACCTCTACGCCTACACCGAAGACCCGGCGCTGGGCAACGCGCCCGATGAGGTCATTATCTCCTTCAAAGGTGGCGCCCCGGTTGCCATTGACGGCCGCCCTGTCACCGTTCTCGAAGCCATCGAAGAACTCAATCGCCGTGGCGGCGCGCAGGGTGTCGGCCGCCTCGACATGGTGGAAGACCGACTAGTAGGCATTAAATCCCGCGAGGTATACGAAGCCCCCGGTGCCATGGTGCTGATCACCGCACACCAAGCACTCGAAGACGTCACTATGGAACGCGAACTCGCCCGCTACAAGCGGCTTATCGACGCCCGCTGGTCCGAGGAAGTCTACGACGGACTCTGGTTCGCACCCCTCAAACGTTCCCTCGACGCATTCATTAACTCCACCCAGGACAACGTCACCGGTGACATTCGCCTTGTCCTCCACGCTGGGCGCATCACCGTCAACGGTCGTCGCAGCGATGCCTCACTCTACGACTTCAACCTGGCCACCTACGACACCGGCGACACCTTCGACCAGACTCTGGCCAAGGGATTCGTGGAACTCCATGGCCTGTCCTCCAAGATTGCCTGCCGCCGCGACCGCGAGGCACAGTAA
- the argH gene encoding argininosuccinate lyase, with protein MDSHGTNEGALWGGRFAGGPADAMFALSVSTHFDWVLAPYDVLASKAHAKVLHAAGLLSDADLDTMLAGLDQLGRDVASGDFTPLPTDEDVHGAMERGLIDRVGPEVGGRLRAGRSRNDQVATLFRMWVRDAIRDIAIGVTELIDALVAQAAAHPDAIMPGKTHFQAAQPVLLAHQLLAHAQPLLRDVDRIQDLDKRLAVSPYGSGALAGSSLTLNPEAIAEELGFDSAADNSIDATSSRDFASETAFVLAQIAIDMSRLAEEIIAWCTPEFGYVTLADAWSTGSSIMPQKKNPDVAELTRGKTGRLIGNLTGLMATLKAQPLAYNRDLQEDKEPIVDSVAQLNLLLPAMTGLVSTLTFHPDRMRELAPAGFTLATDLAEWLVREGVPFREAHEASGACVRIAEARGVGLVDLTDEELQGVDKRLTPEVRDVLTVDGAVASRSTRGGTAGVRVAEQRNRVAAASADYRNWAETPVRS; from the coding sequence ATGGACAGTCACGGAACAAACGAAGGTGCCCTGTGGGGCGGACGTTTCGCAGGCGGACCCGCCGATGCCATGTTTGCGCTCAGCGTGTCCACGCATTTCGACTGGGTGCTGGCACCCTACGACGTGCTGGCATCCAAAGCCCACGCCAAGGTACTGCATGCTGCTGGGCTGCTCTCTGACGCTGACCTTGACACCATGCTCGCGGGCCTTGACCAGCTGGGACGAGACGTAGCCTCCGGCGACTTCACGCCACTGCCCACAGATGAAGACGTCCACGGCGCTATGGAACGCGGCCTTATCGACCGCGTTGGCCCCGAGGTAGGCGGCCGGTTGCGCGCCGGGAGGTCCCGTAACGACCAGGTGGCCACGCTCTTTCGCATGTGGGTGCGTGATGCAATCCGCGACATTGCGATTGGCGTTACAGAGCTTATCGACGCCCTAGTGGCTCAGGCCGCAGCCCATCCTGACGCTATCATGCCTGGTAAAACGCATTTCCAAGCGGCGCAACCGGTTTTACTCGCCCACCAGCTATTGGCGCATGCGCAGCCGTTGCTTCGTGATGTCGATCGGATCCAGGATCTAGACAAACGTCTTGCGGTGTCACCCTACGGGTCCGGTGCGTTGGCCGGATCGTCGCTCACACTCAATCCCGAGGCGATTGCTGAGGAATTGGGGTTTGACTCCGCAGCCGATAATTCCATTGACGCAACCAGTTCCCGCGATTTCGCCTCAGAAACCGCTTTTGTGCTGGCACAGATCGCTATCGACATGTCACGCCTTGCTGAGGAAATTATTGCTTGGTGCACACCGGAATTCGGATATGTCACCCTCGCCGATGCTTGGTCTACCGGCAGTTCCATCATGCCTCAGAAGAAAAACCCCGATGTTGCGGAACTAACACGTGGTAAAACAGGTCGGCTTATCGGCAATCTCACCGGATTGATGGCCACCCTCAAGGCACAGCCCCTTGCTTACAACCGAGACTTGCAGGAAGATAAAGAACCCATCGTGGACTCGGTGGCTCAGTTGAATCTCCTGCTTCCCGCCATGACAGGGTTGGTGTCCACGCTGACGTTTCACCCTGATCGCATGCGGGAACTCGCACCGGCTGGGTTCACCCTGGCCACCGACCTTGCCGAATGGCTGGTCCGTGAAGGTGTGCCGTTCCGCGAAGCCCACGAGGCATCCGGCGCGTGCGTTCGCATTGCGGAGGCCAGGGGAGTGGGCCTTGTGGACCTCACGGATGAGGAGTTGCAGGGCGTCGATAAGCGCCTGACCCCAGAGGTGCGTGACGTGTTGACGGTCGATGGTGCCGTCGCATCGCGGTCCACCCGCGGCGGGACTGCGGGCGTGCGGGTGGCTGAGCAGCGTAACCGCGTGGCCGCAGCCAGTGCGGATTACCGCAACTGGGCGGAAACACCGGTGCGCTCCTGA
- a CDS encoding alpha-galactosidase gives MTIHVTDTLFHLRNDSLSYIMQILPNGYLGQLYVGPAVPLDVDYSYLLEFAARPTSACPFYDNPVFSLEHVKQEYGQYGGSDYRQPAVVMSQPDGSTVTTFQYESHRIEAGKSRLDGLPATYVEDDSEAETLIIVLVDPLTTVRIELSYTLFSSRPVLTRTARFINDGHAEVFLDQAMSACLDLPDSKYEWWQFSGAWGRERHLKTRTLEQGITSIGSIRGNSSAQQNPFVILARPGTDDLQGEAIGCAFVYSGNFLIQAEVDTFDTTRLLVGIHPQGFRWKLRPGSSFQTPEVVFAYTTEGLNDLSATLHSLFRERLMRGQWRDRPRPIVTNNWEATYFDFTEDTLIDIARTAQGVGAELFVLDDGWFGARRGERAGLGDWTPNTDLLPDGIAGLSEKVNDLGIDFGLWVEPEMVNEDSNLFRTHPDWVIQTPNRRRSVGRFQLVLDYSRAEVVDHVFTQLSDVFSTAKISYVKWDMNRSLTEVFSSALPTDQQGEVAHRHMLGVYALLERLTTAFPHILFESCASGGARFDAGMLFYAPQAWASDDSDAVERLKIQWGSSFAYPIVSHGAHVSITPNHQVNRVTPLHTRANVAFFGAFGYELDLNKLSDEEIAEVKAQVAFMKEHRELIQFGTFYRLRSPFDSNVTCWMVVNKQKTKAIVGWYRVLNTVNAPFDRVRLVGLDTTKRYRITGNELVDGRDVIRSGSELHNIGLITSDRNSGDVPQNVTPNRDFDSRLFVLTAE, from the coding sequence ATGACTATCCACGTCACAGACACCCTGTTCCATCTCCGCAACGATTCCCTGAGCTACATCATGCAGATCTTGCCCAATGGTTATCTGGGGCAACTGTATGTAGGTCCGGCTGTCCCCCTTGACGTTGATTATTCCTACCTGCTGGAATTTGCGGCACGGCCAACATCAGCATGTCCGTTCTATGACAACCCAGTGTTTTCGCTGGAACATGTGAAGCAGGAGTACGGGCAGTATGGCGGCAGTGATTATCGTCAGCCTGCAGTGGTGATGTCGCAACCCGACGGCAGTACAGTCACTACATTCCAGTATGAGTCGCATCGCATTGAGGCTGGCAAATCCCGCCTTGATGGTCTCCCGGCAACGTATGTTGAGGATGATTCCGAGGCGGAAACACTCATCATTGTGCTGGTGGATCCGCTGACCACGGTTCGGATTGAGCTGAGTTACACACTGTTTTCCTCTCGTCCAGTGCTGACGCGTACGGCGCGTTTTATCAATGATGGCCACGCTGAGGTCTTTCTTGATCAAGCGATGAGCGCCTGCCTTGATCTTCCCGACTCTAAGTACGAGTGGTGGCAGTTTTCCGGAGCGTGGGGGCGTGAACGTCATCTGAAAACCCGCACATTGGAACAGGGAATTACCTCAATCGGGTCAATCCGTGGGAATTCTTCAGCACAGCAGAATCCTTTTGTTATTCTCGCCCGCCCAGGAACAGACGATCTTCAGGGTGAAGCCATAGGTTGCGCCTTTGTCTACAGCGGAAATTTCCTCATCCAGGCTGAGGTGGATACGTTTGACACCACTCGCCTGCTGGTGGGAATCCATCCACAAGGTTTTCGCTGGAAACTCCGCCCAGGAAGCAGCTTTCAAACCCCAGAGGTGGTGTTTGCCTATACCACAGAGGGCCTCAATGATCTCAGCGCAACACTGCATTCTTTGTTCCGTGAACGCCTGATGCGCGGCCAGTGGCGCGACCGACCGCGTCCCATTGTGACCAATAACTGGGAAGCCACCTATTTTGATTTCACCGAAGACACCCTCATTGATATTGCACGCACGGCGCAGGGCGTCGGCGCGGAACTATTTGTGCTCGACGATGGCTGGTTTGGCGCACGGCGCGGCGAACGCGCGGGCCTCGGCGATTGGACGCCGAACACTGATTTATTACCTGACGGTATTGCGGGGTTGTCGGAGAAAGTGAATGATCTCGGCATTGATTTTGGACTGTGGGTAGAGCCGGAAATGGTGAATGAGGATTCGAATCTTTTTCGCACCCATCCGGACTGGGTGATTCAAACGCCTAATCGTCGCAGGTCCGTCGGGCGTTTCCAATTAGTGTTGGATTATTCCCGCGCCGAGGTGGTGGACCATGTGTTTACCCAGTTATCGGACGTTTTTAGCACTGCGAAGATATCGTATGTGAAGTGGGATATGAACCGCAGTTTGACGGAAGTGTTTTCCTCGGCGCTGCCCACAGATCAGCAGGGTGAGGTGGCACATCGCCACATGCTAGGTGTCTATGCTCTACTTGAGCGTTTGACCACTGCTTTCCCGCATATTTTGTTTGAGTCGTGCGCATCGGGCGGAGCGCGTTTTGATGCCGGCATGCTCTTTTACGCCCCGCAGGCGTGGGCCAGTGATGATTCCGATGCGGTGGAGCGGCTGAAAATCCAGTGGGGATCCTCTTTTGCCTACCCAATTGTCTCCCATGGCGCACATGTGTCGATAACGCCGAACCATCAAGTCAATAGGGTGACACCGTTGCATACTCGGGCGAATGTGGCGTTTTTCGGCGCGTTTGGGTACGAACTTGATTTGAACAAACTCTCCGATGAGGAGATTGCAGAGGTCAAGGCTCAGGTTGCATTCATGAAGGAGCATCGTGAGCTCATTCAATTTGGAACATTTTACCGCCTGCGCAGCCCTTTTGATTCAAATGTCACGTGCTGGATGGTGGTGAACAAACAGAAAACCAAGGCCATTGTGGGCTGGTATCGGGTACTCAACACAGTAAACGCACCGTTTGACCGTGTACGTTTGGTGGGTTTGGATACCACCAAACGCTACCGCATTACGGGTAATGAGCTTGTGGACGGTCGCGATGTTATACGTTCCGGCAGCGAGCTGCACAATATTGGTCTGATAACCAGCGACCGCAACTCAGGCGACGTCCCCCAGAATGTGACCCCCAACCGGGATTTTGATTCCCGGTTGTTTGTGCTGACCGCTGAATAG
- a CDS encoding Trm112 family protein, with protein MSIDPTLLEVLACPQDKGPLEYLSEEQVLYNPRLGVAYRIDNGIPVMLIDEAMPWPAEHATQTERDD; from the coding sequence ATGAGTATCGATCCCACGTTGTTGGAAGTGTTGGCGTGCCCGCAAGACAAGGGGCCGTTGGAGTATCTTTCGGAGGAGCAGGTGCTCTATAACCCCCGCCTGGGAGTCGCATATCGCATTGACAACGGAATTCCCGTGATGCTGATTGATGAGGCGATGCCTTGGCCTGCAGAACACGCCACCCAGACTGAACGTGACGATTGA